One window from the genome of Hydractinia symbiolongicarpus strain clone_291-10 chromosome 1, HSymV2.1, whole genome shotgun sequence encodes:
- the LOC130633919 gene encoding 60S ribosomal protein L36-like, with amino-acid sequence MVGEMSVGLNKGHKVTKNTLKPKVSRRKGHLNKRVKFIRDVVQEVCGFAPYEKRVLELIKINKDKRALKFVKKRLGTHIRGKQKRDNLVKIQKQMRQKKKE; translated from the exons ATGGTGGGTGAAATGTCAGTAGGCCTCAATAAAGGCCACAAAGTAACAAAAAATACCCTGAAGCCAAAAGTGTCCAGAAGGAAAGGA CATTTAAACAAACGAGTCAAATTCATTCGTGATGTAGTTCAAGAAGTCTGTGGTTTTGCACCTTACGAGAAACGTGTTCTTGAGttgataaaaattaacaaagatAAACGTgcattgaaatttgttaaaaagagG CTTGGAACTCACATTCGTGGAAAGCAGAAGCGAGATAATCTTGTTAAAATACAGAAACAAATGAGGCAGAAGAAGaaggaataa